One segment of Mycolicibacterium baixiangningiae DNA contains the following:
- a CDS encoding O-succinylhomoserine sulfhydrylase produces the protein MSDQVPSVRRPAALPDGVGQATIGVRGGLLRSGFEETAEAMYLTSGYVYPSAAEAEKAFTGEIDRYVYSRYGNPTISMFEERLRLIEGAPACFATATGMAAVFTSLGALLGAGDRLVAARSLFGSCFVVCNEILPRWGVETVFVDGDDLAQWEEALSVPTQAVFFETPSNPMQSLVDIAAVCDMAHAAGAKVVLDNVFATPLLQQGMPLGADVVVYSGTKHIDGQGRVLGGAILGSQEYIDGPVQKLMRHTGPALSPFNAWTLLKGLETLAVRVDYANRSAQRIAEFLESHPSVGWVKYPFLSSHPQYDLAKRQMRGGGTVVTFELAGGKDRAFEVLDKLQLIDISNNLGDAKSLITHPATTTHRAMGPEGRAAIGLGDGVVRVSVGLEGTEDLIADLDRALS, from the coding sequence ATGAGCGATCAGGTCCCATCGGTGCGGCGGCCGGCGGCACTGCCCGACGGCGTCGGCCAGGCCACCATCGGTGTGCGCGGCGGACTGCTGCGGTCGGGTTTCGAGGAGACCGCCGAAGCCATGTACCTGACGTCGGGGTACGTCTACCCGTCGGCCGCGGAGGCGGAGAAGGCGTTCACCGGGGAGATCGACCGGTATGTGTACTCGCGATACGGCAACCCGACGATCTCGATGTTCGAGGAGCGGCTGCGGCTGATCGAGGGCGCGCCGGCCTGCTTCGCGACCGCGACCGGGATGGCCGCGGTGTTCACCTCGCTGGGAGCGCTGCTGGGTGCGGGTGACCGGTTGGTCGCGGCGCGCAGCCTGTTCGGATCGTGCTTCGTGGTCTGTAACGAGATCCTGCCGCGGTGGGGTGTGGAGACGGTGTTCGTCGACGGCGACGACCTCGCGCAGTGGGAGGAAGCGCTGTCGGTGCCCACGCAGGCGGTGTTCTTCGAGACCCCGTCGAACCCGATGCAGTCACTGGTCGACATCGCCGCGGTCTGCGATATGGCCCACGCCGCGGGCGCAAAAGTTGTGTTGGACAACGTCTTCGCGACGCCGCTGCTGCAGCAGGGGATGCCGTTGGGCGCCGACGTGGTGGTGTACTCCGGCACCAAACACATCGACGGGCAGGGCCGGGTGCTCGGTGGGGCGATCCTCGGGTCGCAGGAGTACATCGACGGGCCGGTGCAGAAGCTGATGCGCCACACGGGTCCTGCGCTCAGTCCGTTCAACGCCTGGACGTTGCTCAAGGGGCTCGAGACGCTGGCGGTGCGGGTCGACTACGCGAATCGCTCAGCGCAGCGGATCGCGGAGTTCCTGGAGAGCCATCCGTCGGTGGGTTGGGTGAAATACCCGTTCCTGAGCAGCCACCCGCAGTACGACCTGGCGAAGCGGCAGATGCGCGGCGGCGGCACCGTCGTGACGTTCGAACTGGCCGGCGGCAAGGACCGGGCCTTCGAGGTGCTCGACAAGCTGCAGTTGATCGACATCTCGAACAATCTCGGTGACGCGAAATCGTTGATCACCCACCCTGCCACCACGACTCACCGGGCGATGGGTCCCGAGGGCCGCGCCGCGATCGGTCTGGGCGACGGTGTGGTGCGGGTGTCGGTCGGGCTCGAGGGCACCGAGGACCTGATCGCCGATCTCGACCGGGCGCTGAGCTGA